Proteins encoded by one window of Filimonas effusa:
- a CDS encoding OmpA family protein, which translates to MKEFIRSIFITGALFSVTQAFSQEQASHGQIADRYFARYQYVKAAEAYEKMAEKKNVKPDVYYKLGRAYEAMQQYEKALKWYKLYCQKYPNADRSILLKIGELHKTLEQYDNASSVFREYLAGPGDAKLAKAKLAGCDSALLWLEKPAKDSIRNAEELNSKDADWGVAAYGSQIAFTSEFTRTKLLETNKKANGDNYDWTDRPFMKLYQATPNPDAAAIGDLGEVFNQNMYHVGPVTFSRNIDTAYFTVTNPGNDKALEYSDEKVGNLIRSIGTRKLELYYSIRDTAGKWRTAQPFKYNNAKEYSIGLAALDPSGKILYYVSDKEGSLGKTDIWYSVKQTDGSWGEPQNCGSKINTVDEESFPTFGPDGTFYFASKGHPGMGGYDIFKTTGTRFYWTAPVNLKPPFNSSYDDFYYTLTGPNAGYLSSNRLGGKGSDDIYAFTIIPGPVTPTPEKEEPPVAKDPNKKRTIGGDNDDTDRPYEVGETLILVNVYYDLDKYNIRPDAARGLDKLVAVLKKYPTMEIELSSHTDSRASAAYNMQLSQNRAIAAVNYLESKGIQAWRVKANGYGETRLTNGCKDGVPCTEAEHQANRRTEVTILKR; encoded by the coding sequence ATGAAAGAATTCATACGATCAATCTTTATAACAGGCGCATTGTTTTCAGTAACACAGGCATTCAGCCAGGAACAGGCGTCGCACGGACAAATAGCCGATCGCTATTTTGCCAGGTATCAATATGTGAAAGCAGCAGAGGCCTATGAAAAAATGGCTGAAAAGAAAAACGTAAAACCCGACGTCTACTACAAGCTCGGACGCGCTTATGAAGCCATGCAGCAATATGAGAAGGCTTTGAAATGGTACAAGCTCTATTGCCAGAAATATCCCAATGCAGACCGCTCTATCCTGCTGAAGATTGGCGAACTGCATAAAACACTGGAGCAATACGATAATGCAAGCTCCGTATTCCGCGAATACCTTGCCGGACCCGGCGATGCCAAACTGGCAAAAGCCAAGCTCGCAGGATGTGATTCCGCTTTATTATGGCTCGAAAAACCCGCAAAGGATTCCATCCGTAATGCAGAAGAACTGAACTCTAAAGACGCAGATTGGGGGGTGGCTGCTTATGGTAGCCAGATAGCCTTCACTTCAGAATTTACACGCACCAAACTGCTCGAAACAAATAAAAAGGCGAATGGCGATAACTACGACTGGACGGACAGGCCTTTCATGAAGTTATACCAGGCAACCCCTAACCCCGATGCTGCTGCAATAGGCGACCTGGGCGAGGTGTTCAATCAGAATATGTACCACGTAGGACCTGTTACCTTCTCCCGCAATATAGATACTGCCTATTTTACCGTTACCAACCCCGGTAACGATAAAGCCCTGGAGTATAGCGATGAAAAGGTAGGCAACCTTATCCGTAGCATAGGAACACGTAAACTCGAATTATATTATAGTATCCGTGATACTGCTGGCAAGTGGAGAACGGCACAACCCTTCAAATACAATAACGCGAAAGAGTACTCGATAGGACTCGCCGCTCTGGACCCCTCTGGAAAAATATTGTATTACGTCTCCGACAAAGAAGGTTCTCTCGGTAAAACAGATATCTGGTATTCAGTAAAACAAACCGATGGTAGTTGGGGCGAACCCCAGAACTGCGGTTCCAAAATCAACACCGTTGATGAAGAATCGTTCCCTACTTTCGGACCCGATGGAACTTTCTATTTTGCCAGCAAAGGGCACCCGGGTATGGGCGGTTACGATATCTTCAAAACAACAGGTACACGCTTTTACTGGACAGCACCTGTTAACCTGAAGCCTCCCTTCAACTCCAGCTACGACGATTTCTATTACACACTTACAGGCCCCAACGCAGGTTATCTTTCCTCGAACAGGCTGGGCGGTAAAGGCTCCGATGACATCTATGCATTTACCATCATACCCGGGCCTGTAACGCCAACTCCTGAAAAAGAAGAGCCGCCTGTGGCAAAAGATCCCAATAAGAAACGTACTATCGGTGGCGATAACGACGATACAGACCGCCCCTACGAAGTAGGTGAAACCCTGATCCTCGTTAATGTATACTACGATCTTGATAAATACAACATCAGGCCCGATGCGGCAAGAGGTTTGGATAAGCTGGTGGCCGTATTGAAGAAATACCCCACAATGGAAATTGAATTAAGTTCTCATACCGACAGCCGTGCATCTGCTGCTTATAACATGCAGTTGTCGCAGAACAGGGCGATAGCCGCTGTAAACTACCTCGAAAGTAAAGGGATACAGGCCTGGCGTGTAAAAGCGAACGGTTATGGCGAAACAAGATTGACGAATGGCTGTAAAGACGGCGTACCATGCACCGAAGCCGAACATCAGGCAAACCGTCGTACCGAAGTAACCATTCTGAAACGATAA
- a CDS encoding PorP/SprF family type IX secretion system membrane protein translates to MKTKYILCLLVILSGLNITARAQQDIQFSQYVFNPLFINTAYAGYRGDTYVSAIYRSQWASVEGSPKTLAASVDGLVGKSDQMGLSARIMTDKLGPQRGTSFIAGYTYRIPMSDDKTKMLSLGIGAGIKQYSLDGNAFKYVDGNDQLIPVGNESRIVPDANFGIYYSTPSYYISASVDDLLSSYTIASKYSQNGQTYKTMERSRHIYLGAGTILNLSDDIKLKPSFLWKEDFKGPSNIDLNAFLLLSDRLWIGASYRTGARIWAKADNLEGLEKRDAIAAIIDIYATDKIRIGYAYDFTISSLNPYEKGTHEISVGLLFPRKDRRVLSPRYF, encoded by the coding sequence ATGAAAACTAAATATATCCTTTGTTTACTGGTAATACTGAGTGGTCTGAATATAACAGCCCGCGCACAGCAGGATATTCAGTTCAGCCAGTACGTTTTTAATCCGCTGTTTATTAATACAGCCTATGCCGGTTACCGCGGCGATACTTATGTAAGCGCCATTTACCGCTCACAGTGGGCAAGCGTCGAAGGTTCGCCTAAAACACTGGCCGCTTCTGTAGACGGACTCGTGGGCAAGTCGGACCAGATGGGTTTAAGCGCCCGTATCATGACCGATAAACTAGGCCCACAGCGCGGAACCTCTTTCATAGCAGGTTACACTTACCGCATTCCCATGAGCGACGACAAAACAAAAATGCTGAGTCTGGGGATAGGAGCGGGTATTAAACAATACTCCCTCGATGGCAATGCCTTCAAATATGTAGATGGCAACGATCAGTTGATCCCTGTTGGCAATGAAAGCAGGATCGTTCCCGATGCAAACTTCGGTATCTACTATAGCACACCTTCATATTATATAAGCGCTTCGGTCGACGACCTGTTGTCAAGTTATACCATCGCCAGTAAATATTCTCAGAACGGTCAAACTTATAAGACCATGGAACGCAGCAGGCATATCTACCTGGGGGCGGGAACCATCCTGAACCTTTCCGACGATATAAAGCTGAAACCAAGCTTCCTCTGGAAAGAAGACTTCAAAGGTCCGAGCAATATAGATCTGAATGCTTTCTTGTTGTTATCCGACCGTTTGTGGATAGGCGCTTCCTACCGCACAGGCGCCCGCATATGGGCCAAAGCCGATAACCTCGAAGGCCTTGAGAAGCGTGACGCTATTGCCGCCATTATCGACATTTATGCAACAGATAAAATCCGTATAGGCTATGCTTATGATTTTACCATCAGCAGCCTTAATCCTTATGAAAAAGGTACGCATGAGATTTCAGTAGGCCTCCTGTTTCCACGTAAAGACAGGCGCGTATTATCTCCCAGGTACTTCTAA
- a CDS encoding DUF7507 domain-containing protein, with translation MLKSRLPEMRRTFPGILFLFLFLLTYQGRAQFTINNSFKTSDETGIVRGGGAKLTSGQEDPVNEGWLRLTSDANDQSGYAYVNNAFPSTLGVLVEFEYVTWRTKQDIYNGADGINVFLFDAAVPIFKVGAFGGSLGYAPKLLENPPIEGLSGGYIGVGLDEYGNYSNNNEGRVGGIGFRPNSIGLRGPASGGYAYVTSTQLPLSSDGSIQAGIYPVRPTSTQFYRRVQIEIKPSGGVYHVTVKWKTSLTGKFSTVFTATMASPPPANLKLGFAASTGSGINNHEIRNLRITTPGNVSIEQSVNKAAASKNEKLQYTVVVRNDSDDPAIGLPVAVEIKDGNGVLVPASLFSIDDIAFSADGYAGNKVTTQPTKTNAINAVVELEPHSTGTFVITGTIKGLPTGNSLTSTATVKPENALPTVIPDDDVSNNVSTVRTVISGGELSLTKTALAGPYTKVGDVINYNMVVRNTGNVILTNVVITDANADANSITPSTIASLAVGAGANITARHTVTQADIERGYVSNLAKADGKDPSNANVHAESTDPTPLPGAPADPLCAPCTVTPIVQTPSFEVKKLVAEESYRAIGDALHYTITVKNTGNVTLNAVTVVDPLTALNQTIATLAPGVTDTIKTNYLVAQADLDKATVDNTVTVNARTPANQPMTPQTASVSVKFVIDGNREVFIPNVITPNGDGKNDQFRITRLSSFPNSELMIFNRWGNMVYRSANYQNDWDGKGLNEGTYYYALLLNTPSGKVRYSGWVQLLR, from the coding sequence ATGTTGAAATCCAGATTACCCGAAATGAGAAGAACCTTTCCCGGAATTCTTTTCCTTTTTTTATTCCTGTTAACCTACCAGGGGCGAGCACAGTTTACCATTAACAACTCTTTTAAAACCAGCGACGAAACCGGCATCGTAAGGGGAGGAGGTGCAAAGCTTACCTCCGGGCAGGAAGATCCCGTTAACGAAGGCTGGTTGCGGCTTACCTCCGACGCCAATGACCAAAGCGGTTACGCGTACGTTAACAACGCTTTCCCTTCTACCCTGGGTGTGCTGGTCGAATTTGAATACGTGACCTGGCGTACAAAACAGGATATCTACAATGGTGCCGATGGTATCAACGTTTTCCTTTTCGACGCCGCAGTACCCATTTTTAAAGTAGGCGCCTTCGGCGGCTCGCTGGGATATGCCCCTAAATTACTCGAAAATCCACCCATCGAAGGCCTCTCCGGCGGCTATATCGGCGTGGGGCTCGACGAATATGGCAACTATTCCAACAATAATGAAGGACGTGTAGGCGGTATTGGTTTCCGCCCTAACTCCATAGGACTGCGTGGCCCCGCTTCAGGAGGATATGCTTATGTGACCAGTACCCAACTGCCTTTGAGCAGCGATGGATCTATCCAGGCAGGCATCTATCCGGTACGCCCCACATCAACGCAGTTCTACCGCCGCGTTCAAATTGAGATCAAACCTTCAGGTGGCGTTTACCACGTTACTGTAAAATGGAAAACCTCCCTTACAGGTAAGTTCTCAACTGTATTTACAGCCACCATGGCCAGCCCTCCGCCTGCCAACCTGAAACTCGGGTTCGCAGCTTCAACAGGCTCCGGTATCAATAACCACGAGATCAGGAACCTTAGAATTACTACGCCAGGTAACGTTTCTATAGAGCAGTCGGTTAATAAGGCGGCAGCATCAAAAAATGAAAAATTACAATATACTGTAGTGGTCCGCAACGACTCCGATGATCCGGCAATAGGATTACCGGTAGCTGTAGAAATTAAGGATGGCAATGGTGTACTGGTGCCAGCTTCTTTATTCTCCATAGATGATATTGCCTTCAGTGCCGATGGCTATGCCGGTAATAAGGTTACAACCCAGCCCACGAAAACTAATGCTATAAATGCAGTGGTGGAGCTGGAGCCGCACAGTACAGGTACATTTGTTATTACCGGTACCATAAAAGGGCTTCCCACGGGAAACAGCCTCACCAGTACGGCTACTGTGAAGCCTGAAAATGCCCTGCCTACCGTAATACCCGACGACGACGTCTCAAACAACGTGTCAACAGTACGTACTGTTATAAGCGGCGGCGAACTTTCTCTTACCAAAACGGCGCTGGCAGGCCCTTATACCAAAGTAGGAGATGTTATCAACTATAATATGGTGGTGCGTAACACCGGTAACGTCATCCTTACCAATGTGGTGATTACCGATGCCAATGCCGATGCCAACAGCATAACACCTTCAACCATCGCTTCTCTTGCCGTAGGCGCAGGTGCCAATATTACTGCCCGTCATACGGTAACACAGGCCGATATTGAAAGAGGATATGTAAGTAACCTGGCGAAGGCCGATGGTAAAGACCCGTCCAATGCCAACGTTCATGCAGAATCTACCGATCCTACTCCCTTGCCCGGGGCGCCGGCCGATCCGCTTTGCGCACCTTGTACCGTAACGCCTATCGTTCAAACGCCGTCTTTTGAAGTGAAAAAGCTGGTGGCCGAAGAGTCTTACCGCGCTATTGGCGATGCACTCCATTACACGATCACGGTAAAAAATACAGGTAATGTTACCTTGAATGCCGTTACAGTAGTAGACCCGCTCACAGCACTCAATCAAACGATTGCAACCCTGGCTCCGGGTGTTACCGATACCATTAAAACTAATTATCTCGTAGCGCAGGCCGACCTCGACAAGGCTACTGTTGATAATACCGTTACGGTAAATGCAAGAACACCGGCAAATCAGCCGATGACGCCGCAAACAGCCAGCGTATCTGTAAAATTCGTGATCGATGGAAACAGGGAAGTCTTTATTCCTAACGTGATCACCCCTAATGGCGACGGTAAAAACGACCAGTTCAGAATAACCAGGCTCAGCAGCTTCCCCAATTCCGAGCTGATGATCTTTAACAGGTGGGGTAACATGGTGTACCGGTCCGCTAACTACCAGAACGACTGGGATGGCAAAGGACTAAATGAAGGTACTTACTACTATGCGCTCCTGCTTAATACTCCCTCAGGAAAGGTGAGATATTCCGGATGGGTTCAGTTATTAAGATAA
- a CDS encoding helix-turn-helix domain-containing protein, giving the protein MHSISVLEYMLCSLVVLILVTLYLGYKAELLTFLDRLVFVATAFMLVHVAHILVCQMAFPGKRYLDWAAPFGLMYGPFFYWSSYSYNGRPFRLSTAFWHALPFLIGLVGYAFIAVSGNFSVDFLLKYGRVLYSCICCSFVAYAVKGLMEKQDRKSWSEEKRLVTIAGSVIFVAAIYFFIVSFASPPAGTARNYLYIRTGVYLIMLTMVAFMLRYNVNRLMQHGLQKESAPLQPHNPGIDGGAHPGETDDHLLHSHNQQKSEDDGEVNEAGLPYQKSLLPAELLDEYENKLNLLFREKKNYLDPDLSLQVLAKELKIPKHHLTQLFSIRIGKNFYQYINVFRVEHACELIGKSESGTLETLAFESGFNSKTTFNRYFKAQMGCTPSEYRDQQLQR; this is encoded by the coding sequence ATGCATAGCATATCTGTTCTGGAATATATGTTATGTAGCCTGGTTGTGTTAATCCTGGTAACGTTATACCTGGGCTATAAAGCAGAGCTGCTGACATTTCTCGACAGGCTGGTATTCGTAGCCACTGCATTTATGTTAGTGCATGTTGCGCATATTCTCGTCTGCCAGATGGCCTTTCCCGGCAAACGCTACCTCGATTGGGCAGCGCCCTTCGGATTAATGTATGGTCCTTTTTTCTATTGGTCGTCCTATAGTTATAATGGCAGACCATTCAGGTTGTCTACGGCTTTCTGGCATGCCCTGCCCTTTTTGATCGGTCTGGTGGGTTATGCCTTTATCGCTGTATCAGGAAATTTTTCCGTCGATTTCCTTTTAAAATATGGAAGAGTGCTCTATAGCTGTATCTGTTGCTCATTTGTTGCCTACGCGGTAAAAGGGTTGATGGAAAAACAGGACAGGAAATCGTGGTCCGAAGAAAAGCGGCTGGTTACAATAGCTGGAAGCGTCATCTTTGTAGCCGCTATCTATTTCTTTATAGTCTCTTTTGCTTCTCCGCCTGCCGGAACTGCACGGAATTATCTCTATATACGTACCGGCGTTTACCTTATCATGTTAACAATGGTGGCGTTCATGCTCCGTTACAATGTAAATCGCCTGATGCAGCATGGACTTCAAAAGGAATCTGCTCCTTTACAGCCGCACAACCCCGGAATAGACGGAGGCGCCCATCCCGGCGAAACGGACGACCATTTGCTTCATTCGCATAACCAGCAAAAGTCTGAAGACGACGGCGAGGTAAACGAGGCCGGCCTGCCTTACCAGAAATCACTCCTGCCGGCGGAGCTGCTGGATGAATATGAAAACAAGTTGAACCTGCTCTTCCGGGAAAAAAAGAACTATCTCGATCCAGATCTTTCTTTACAGGTCCTCGCCAAAGAATTGAAAATACCCAAACACCATCTTACCCAGCTCTTTTCCATTCGCATCGGCAAAAACTTTTACCAGTATATCAACGTATTTCGGGTAGAACACGCCTGTGAATTGATAGGTAAAAGTGAAAGTGGTACGTTGGAAACCCTGGCATTTGAAAGTGGATTTAATTCCAAAACAACTTTTAACCGGTACTTTAAAGCTCAGATGGGATGTACGCCTTCTGAGTACCGCGACCAGCAATTGCAACGTTAA
- a CDS encoding helix-turn-helix transcriptional regulator — translation MYLVVKLFRVVGTSLLLILALALFQVAWYIAAITMAPGNDLIKIESPLFFLHGPLLYFLYLTAAGVKRPVRKKALHFIPFGCMLLGAALLLSKSVLQHAGLQTAMIWYNQLSGLAGISLFVYLITISLSNRRQRMLHPSLQRFLGQVTVIYVFVAIMQLAGIAQLCWPALQLDVNTQGGQYALLVVVALFAIREIAAIKTLPEENLHQQIYDSRNIATGPEKQQLPEDQGAGSRYRRSTLDETTLHSYAVKVQCFLEESRCFLDPDLSQEKLAAETGIPRHHLSQLLSVFFVNSFYQFIAGHRIVYAMQLLKNSRENYTLESFAQACGFHSKSTFNKYFKEYVGCTPSEYRVKMTAARNIKNRIAADA, via the coding sequence ATGTATTTAGTTGTGAAGCTTTTCAGAGTTGTGGGCACTTCCCTGCTGCTTATACTGGCGTTGGCCTTATTCCAGGTTGCCTGGTATATCGCCGCTATTACTATGGCTCCGGGTAATGATCTTATCAAGATAGAAAGTCCGCTGTTCTTTCTGCACGGCCCCCTGTTATATTTCCTGTATCTGACCGCTGCGGGTGTGAAACGTCCGGTTCGTAAAAAAGCACTGCATTTTATTCCTTTTGGATGCATGTTGCTGGGAGCGGCATTGCTGCTGTCTAAATCGGTCTTGCAACATGCCGGCCTGCAAACAGCCATGATATGGTACAATCAGTTGTCTGGACTGGCCGGAATTTCTCTGTTTGTTTATCTGATAACCATCAGTTTGTCTAACAGGCGGCAACGGATGCTGCACCCTTCTTTGCAGCGTTTCCTGGGACAGGTAACTGTAATCTATGTATTTGTTGCAATAATGCAACTGGCAGGTATAGCGCAATTATGCTGGCCGGCCCTTCAACTCGACGTGAATACACAGGGAGGGCAGTATGCATTGCTGGTGGTAGTGGCCCTGTTTGCAATAAGGGAAATTGCAGCCATAAAGACATTGCCGGAAGAAAACCTGCATCAACAGATCTATGATAGCCGCAACATAGCTACCGGGCCCGAAAAGCAGCAGTTGCCCGAAGATCAGGGAGCCGGATCCAGGTACCGCCGGTCAACGCTCGACGAAACTACACTCCATAGCTATGCAGTAAAGGTTCAATGTTTCCTGGAAGAATCACGGTGCTTTCTCGATCCGGACCTGTCGCAGGAAAAACTTGCGGCCGAAACAGGGATCCCCCGTCATCATCTGTCTCAACTCCTCAGCGTCTTCTTTGTAAACAGCTTCTACCAGTTTATAGCCGGGCATCGCATCGTTTATGCGATGCAGCTTTTAAAGAATAGCCGTGAAAATTATACACTCGAATCTTTTGCCCAGGCATGTGGTTTTCACTCAAAAAGCACCTTCAATAAGTATTTTAAGGAATATGTGGGATGTACCCCCTCTGAATACAGGGTTAAAATGACAGCCGCACGTAATATCAAAAACCGAATTGCTGCCGATGCATAG
- the acs gene encoding acetate--CoA ligase, whose amino-acid sequence MSYPYQIKSLESYNEAYKKSVEDPEAFWADVASNFQWRKKWDKVLNWNFKEPRIEWFSGGRLNITESCLDRHLEKLGEKPAIIWEPNNPEERTRIVTYERLHKRVCQFAQVLKNNGVKKGDRVCIYMGMVPELAYAVLACARIGAIHSVIFGGFSAQSIADRLEDAKAAFIVTCDGAFRGAKDIPLKSVIDDALIGNKMVKRVIVYTRTRTPVSMIKGRDVWWEDEMLKVTDTLGVEGFGDVEVMDAEDPLFILYTSGSTGKPKGVVHTCGGYMVWTNYTFVNAFQYQPGQVHFCTADIGWITGHSYILYGPLSAGATSVMFEGVPTWPDAGRFWDIVDKYKVNILYTAPTAIRSLMGFGLDPLKGKDLSSLKVLGTVGEPINEEAWHWYDEHIGKKNCPIVDTWWQTETGGLMITNLAGITPAKPSWATLPLPGVQPILVDENGKEVTEKAEDGYVKGNLCIKAPWPGMLRTTYGDHERCRTTYFATYENLYFTGDGALRDDDGFYRITGRVDDVLNVSGHRIGTAEVENAINMHASVVESAVVGYTHDIKGQGIYAYVTVTGLHGDEDSTRQDILQTVSRIIGPIAKPDKIQFVSGLPKTRSGKIMRRILRKIAEGQLEQLGDTSTLLDPAVVDEIKQGKL is encoded by the coding sequence ATGTCGTATCCGTATCAGATCAAGTCGTTGGAATCGTACAATGAAGCTTACAAAAAAAGTGTGGAAGATCCCGAAGCCTTCTGGGCCGATGTCGCCTCTAATTTCCAGTGGCGTAAAAAATGGGATAAGGTGCTGAACTGGAATTTTAAAGAACCCCGTATCGAATGGTTTTCAGGGGGAAGGCTGAATATTACAGAAAGCTGCCTGGATCGTCACCTCGAAAAACTGGGTGAGAAACCAGCCATCATCTGGGAACCCAATAATCCCGAAGAACGTACCCGTATCGTCACCTACGAACGGCTGCACAAACGTGTATGTCAGTTTGCACAGGTACTTAAAAACAACGGTGTGAAAAAAGGCGACAGGGTGTGTATCTATATGGGTATGGTGCCCGAGCTGGCTTATGCTGTATTGGCCTGCGCACGTATAGGAGCCATCCATAGCGTCATCTTCGGCGGCTTCTCTGCGCAGAGTATTGCCGACAGGCTCGAAGATGCAAAAGCAGCGTTCATTGTTACCTGCGACGGCGCTTTCCGCGGAGCCAAAGACATTCCGTTGAAAAGTGTGATCGATGATGCGCTCATCGGGAACAAAATGGTGAAAAGGGTGATCGTGTATACCCGCACCCGCACCCCCGTAAGTATGATCAAAGGCCGCGATGTATGGTGGGAAGATGAAATGCTGAAAGTTACCGATACACTTGGTGTAGAAGGCTTTGGCGATGTGGAAGTGATGGACGCCGAAGACCCCCTGTTTATTTTGTACACCTCCGGAAGCACCGGCAAACCCAAAGGTGTGGTACATACCTGCGGCGGTTATATGGTATGGACCAACTATACTTTCGTAAACGCTTTCCAGTACCAGCCCGGACAGGTTCATTTCTGTACCGCCGATATCGGCTGGATCACAGGTCATAGTTATATTCTCTACGGTCCGTTAAGCGCAGGCGCTACCTCTGTGATGTTCGAAGGCGTGCCTACCTGGCCCGATGCCGGCCGTTTCTGGGATATCGTCGATAAATACAAAGTAAATATTCTTTACACAGCCCCAACGGCCATAAGAAGCCTGATGGGCTTTGGCCTCGACCCGCTGAAAGGAAAAGATCTTTCCTCGTTAAAAGTGCTGGGTACCGTGGGAGAACCTATTAACGAAGAAGCATGGCACTGGTACGACGAACATATTGGTAAAAAGAACTGCCCCATTGTAGATACCTGGTGGCAAACCGAAACAGGAGGCCTTATGATCACCAACCTGGCCGGTATCACACCTGCCAAGCCTAGCTGGGCCACACTGCCATTACCAGGCGTACAGCCAATACTGGTAGATGAAAACGGTAAAGAAGTAACGGAAAAAGCAGAAGACGGATATGTAAAAGGAAACCTTTGCATCAAAGCCCCCTGGCCCGGTATGTTGCGTACCACCTATGGCGATCATGAACGCTGCCGTACCACCTATTTCGCTACTTACGAAAACCTTTACTTCACCGGCGATGGCGCCCTGCGCGACGATGACGGCTTTTACAGGATCACCGGCCGCGTAGACGATGTATTAAATGTAAGCGGGCATAGAATAGGTACTGCTGAAGTGGAAAATGCAATTAATATGCATGCAAGTGTAGTGGAAAGTGCCGTAGTGGGTTACACTCATGATATTAAAGGACAAGGGATCTATGCTTATGTGACTGTAACCGGCCTGCATGGCGATGAAGATAGTACCCGCCAGGATATTCTTCAAACGGTATCGCGTATCATCGGGCCTATCGCCAAACCAGATAAAATTCAGTTTGTGAGCGGATTACCAAAAACAAGAAGTGGAAAAATCATGCGCAGGATCCTGCGTAAAATTGCGGAAGGACAATTGGAGCAGCTGGGAGATACAAGTACCTTGCTTGATCCCGCTGTTGTTGACGAGATCAAACAAGGTAAATTGTGA
- a CDS encoding MFS transporter yields the protein MNQINRNLYRVIGASSLGTLIEWYDFYIFGSLATIISSKFFPPGNPTAAFLATLATFAAGFIVRPFGALVFGRLGDLVGRKYTFLVTLVIMGGATFCIGLIPDYNSFKAAPLVVLLLRLLQGLALGGEYGGAATYVAEHSPEHRRGYFTSWIQTTATLGLFVSLAVILICQRSMSTAAFEDWGWRIPFLLSIGLVGVSVLIRMKMQESPLFSRLKAEGKTASNPLKESFGHKANLKMVLLALFGATMGQGVVWYTGQFYTQTFLLKICSLEAAQVNTWIGIALLLATPFFVIFGALSDKIGRKTIMLTGMLLAVFCYRPIFKAFHSMSDTSLKTIASSSADAGRTADDKPAVVNTIHYTDGSKLVSTQLQSADNLREIKKVVTLGDDHRWKFVGLIFVLVLFVTMVYGPIAAFLVELFPIHIRYTSMSLPYHIGNGVFGGLVPFIGTLMYEYSKTPANPGGDILAGLWYPIGIAAVCFVIGILYLTRRHSVH from the coding sequence ATGAATCAGATTAACCGTAACCTTTACCGCGTTATTGGAGCGTCGTCGCTGGGCACCCTTATAGAATGGTATGACTTCTATATTTTTGGCAGCCTGGCCACCATTATCTCCAGTAAATTCTTCCCTCCCGGCAACCCTACCGCCGCTTTCCTGGCAACGCTGGCCACCTTTGCCGCCGGATTTATTGTACGTCCTTTTGGAGCGCTTGTTTTTGGCCGTCTTGGTGATCTTGTTGGCCGCAAGTACACATTTCTTGTAACACTGGTGATCATGGGCGGCGCCACTTTTTGCATTGGCCTTATCCCCGATTATAATAGCTTTAAAGCGGCTCCGCTGGTGGTGTTGCTGCTAAGGTTGTTGCAGGGGCTGGCATTGGGTGGTGAATATGGCGGCGCCGCCACTTATGTTGCGGAACATTCTCCTGAACACCGCAGGGGCTATTTTACGAGCTGGATACAAACAACGGCTACGCTGGGATTATTTGTATCACTGGCAGTTATTCTTATATGCCAGCGCAGTATGAGCACAGCCGCCTTTGAAGACTGGGGCTGGCGCATCCCGTTTTTATTAAGTATAGGCCTGGTAGGCGTATCCGTTCTTATCAGGATGAAAATGCAGGAGTCTCCTCTTTTCTCCCGGTTAAAGGCGGAAGGGAAAACAGCTTCGAACCCGCTGAAAGAGAGTTTCGGCCATAAGGCCAACCTGAAAATGGTGCTGCTGGCGTTGTTTGGCGCCACTATGGGGCAGGGAGTGGTTTGGTATACAGGCCAGTTTTATACGCAAACCTTTTTGCTTAAGATCTGCAGCCTGGAAGCAGCGCAGGTGAATACCTGGATAGGCATAGCCCTGTTGCTGGCGACGCCGTTCTTTGTGATCTTTGGTGCGCTGAGCGACAAGATTGGCCGTAAAACCATTATGCTTACGGGAATGCTGCTGGCGGTGTTTTGTTACCGTCCCATATTCAAGGCATTTCACTCCATGAGCGATACTTCCCTAAAAACAATTGCATCATCGTCTGCCGATGCAGGACGCACTGCAGATGATAAACCTGCAGTTGTCAACACCATTCATTATACCGACGGCAGCAAGCTTGTTTCCACGCAATTACAAAGCGCCGATAATCTTAGGGAAATAAAAAAGGTTGTTACGCTTGGGGATGATCACCGGTGGAAGTTTGTAGGCCTCATTTTCGTGCTGGTGCTTTTTGTGACGATGGTGTATGGGCCCATTGCCGCCTTCCTGGTAGAATTATTTCCTATACATATTCGTTATACCAGTATGAGCTTACCTTACCATATAGGCAACGGTGTGTTTGGCGGCCTGGTTCCTTTTATAGGTACGCTCATGTACGAGTATTCAAAAACGCCGGCTAATCCCGGCGGCGATATACTGGCGGGGTTATGGTATCCGATAGGAATTGCAGCGGTTTGTTTTGTGATAGGAATTCTTTATTTAACCCGGCGGCATTCCGTTCACTAA